The DNA window ccatcttcattatttgattcttgAATGGTGGATACCGTTGGTGGTTTGGATCTCATATAAGAGTTGGTGACACTAGCAGGAGTGTTTTGTGGCGTAGGGGCTTTAGAAATATCCccattcttcttcttaGTGTTGATTGGTTGTTCAGTCATAGTTAGTTATTTAGAATAATAGGTTATGGGttgtcttttttatttttttttttttggaactATGTCTTTAGACAGTAAATGATAATAAGATGGGAAATATTGATGggaaataatttttttttttttttttttttgctttttttgctttcttCCTTTCAatgaatatataataaatgcTAATTATTACTAAAAGCTTCCATCCAACgttctctctctctctttcttgttcatcCGCGTgttcatttttcattttttttttttttatttctttttttttttctttcttcaatatatatttagTCCTTATATACAGGTATATAACTATAAACATATGAGGTGGTTTacaatcatttatttaattaaattcaagATGGGAaaaccttttttttaaggccatttttttaatggaaaagaaaaaaactcATAATGGAGTGTTCTCTTAAAAACCCCCCCACCGTGTATAATGTTTAGTGTTGACAGCGCTTGCAAGCATTGTATAGGTAATTTTCGTATAAAATCTAGCTGTCTTGTTGTTATGGCTAAACAAGTATATTTGTTGCGCCGTCCACATCTTGCCTCTCCCCATGATTCAAGATTGGTGAACTTCCTTCGTCGTTTCACCTTTTGAACCACTTCGTTAATGTACTCGTTTAAAGCAATTAATTCCTTCTTATTTAGATGTTGGtttccaataataaattgtgGAGTTCTCTGACTATTAAAATGTTTCAGCCATAATTCCTTAGTTTCACCACATTcgaaaatataatatactACCGAATCAGTACCGGTATTACATAATTGACAAAAATGTAT is part of the Candida dubliniensis CD36 chromosome R, complete sequence genome and encodes:
- a CDS encoding polyprotein of l1-like non-ltr retrotransposon zorro 3, putative (transposable element;~Similar to C. albicans POL92 polyprotein of L1-like non-LTR retrotransposon Zorro 3) translates to MKKSEIHFCQLCNTGTDSVVYYIFECGETKELWSKHFNSQRTPQFIIGNQHLNKKELIALNEYINEVVQKVKRRRKFTNLESWGEARCGRRNKYTCLAITTRQLDFIRKLPIQCLQASSTLNIIHGGGVFKRTLHYEFFSFPLKKWP